One part of the Funiculus sociatus GB2-C1 genome encodes these proteins:
- the petB gene encoding cytochrome b6, giving the protein MFSKQVTDSKAYNWFEERLEIQALAEDVTSKYVPPHVNIFYCLGGITLTCFLIQFATGFAMTFYYKPTVTEAFSSVQYLMTDVNFGWLIRSIHRWSASMMVLMMILHSFRVYLTGGFKKPRELTWVTGVILAVITVSFGVTGYSLPWDQIGYWAVKIVSGVPAAIPIVGDQIVELMRGSESVGQATLTRFYSLHTFVLPWLIAVFMLLHFLMIRKQGISGPL; this is encoded by the coding sequence ATGTTTTCTAAGCAGGTAACTGATTCAAAAGCATACAACTGGTTTGAGGAACGCCTAGAGATACAGGCGCTTGCCGAAGACGTCACCAGCAAGTATGTACCTCCCCACGTTAATATTTTCTACTGTCTGGGTGGGATTACTTTAACTTGCTTTTTGATCCAGTTTGCCACTGGATTCGCGATGACGTTTTACTACAAGCCAACCGTCACCGAAGCTTTCTCCTCAGTACAGTATTTGATGACAGATGTCAACTTCGGTTGGCTGATCCGCTCCATCCACCGCTGGTCTGCCAGCATGATGGTGCTGATGATGATTCTGCACAGCTTCCGGGTGTACCTCACCGGTGGTTTCAAAAAGCCCCGTGAGCTGACCTGGGTGACAGGTGTAATTCTCGCCGTTATCACCGTTTCCTTTGGTGTTACAGGCTACTCCCTGCCTTGGGATCAAATTGGTTACTGGGCGGTTAAGATTGTCTCCGGCGTTCCAGCTGCTATCCCCATTGTCGGCGATCAAATCGTTGAGCTAATGCGCGGTAGTGAAAGTGTTGGTCAAGCCACTCTGACTCGCTTCTACAGCCTGCATACCTTTGTGTTGCCTTGGCTGATTGCAGTCTTCATGCTGCTACACTTCTTGATGATTCGTAAGCAGGGCATTTCCGGTCCTTTGTAA
- the petD gene encoding cytochrome b6-f complex subunit IV: MGTLKKPNLADPELRAKLAKGMGHNYYGEPAWPNDLLYIFPVVIMGTIALCTGLAVLDPAMVGEPANPFATPLEILPEWYLWPVFQILRILPSKLLGIASMTAIPLALTLIPFIENVNKFQNPFRRPVATTVFLFGTVVTIWLGIGATFPIDKSLTLGLF, from the coding sequence ATGGGAACTCTAAAAAAGCCGAATCTGGCAGATCCAGAATTACGTGCAAAACTTGCCAAAGGCATGGGTCACAACTACTATGGTGAACCTGCTTGGCCTAACGACCTACTCTACATCTTCCCCGTGGTGATTATGGGGACAATCGCTCTTTGTACCGGGTTAGCTGTGCTAGACCCCGCTATGGTTGGCGAACCAGCAAATCCCTTCGCTACCCCCCTGGAAATTCTTCCAGAATGGTACTTATGGCCTGTTTTCCAAATCCTGCGGATTCTACCCAGCAAACTGTTGGGTATCGCCAGCATGACCGCTATTCCTTTGGCGTTGACTCTGATTCCCTTTATTGAGAACGTCAACAAGTTCCAAAACCCCTTCCGTCGTCCAGTCGCTACAACGGTTTTCCTCTTTGGAACCGTTGTTACCATCTGGCTTGGTATCGGTGCTACTTTCCCAATTGACAAATCTCTGACCCTTGGTCTTTTCTAA
- a CDS encoding glycosyltransferase: MGENTDFAEKLKPAANHAFIFLSVFDCEGGIQSYVKDILKSYLSLRQARGEVFLLRDGSGCPNSFEGKNLKFHYFKGKTRQLERLLLASAFLKYLLLKRPQHVFCGHINLAPLVRFFCQPLGIPYTVLTYGKEFWEPLGISDRTALAQASGIWTISRYSRDRACAVNNLDPHKVQMLPCAVDGNYFTPGPKPQKLIERYNLAGAKVLMTVARLWSGDIYKGVDVTIRAIPAIAQVFPEVKYLVIGRGDDQPRLAQLAKDLGVADRVVFAGFVPTEDLVDHYRVADAYIMPSQEGFGIVYLEAMACGIPVLSGDDDGSADPLQDGRFGWRVPHRNPEAVAAACIEILQGGDQRCDSQWLREQSLALFSKEALAVQLKQLIEGTAQAQRTQRKVL, from the coding sequence GTGGGAGAAAATACAGATTTTGCTGAGAAACTTAAGCCAGCCGCCAACCATGCTTTCATTTTTCTGAGTGTTTTTGATTGCGAAGGTGGCATTCAATCTTATGTCAAGGACATTTTGAAGTCCTATCTCTCGTTGAGACAAGCTAGGGGGGAGGTATTTTTGCTGAGAGATGGTTCTGGATGCCCAAATTCGTTTGAAGGTAAGAACCTGAAATTTCATTATTTTAAAGGTAAAACTCGTCAGTTAGAGCGATTGCTACTGGCAAGCGCATTTTTAAAGTATTTATTACTAAAACGCCCCCAGCACGTTTTTTGTGGTCATATTAATTTGGCACCACTGGTTAGATTCTTTTGTCAGCCGCTAGGGATTCCCTACACGGTGCTTACTTACGGAAAAGAGTTTTGGGAACCTTTAGGCATAAGCGATCGCACGGCTTTGGCGCAGGCATCGGGGATATGGACAATCAGTCGTTATAGCCGCGATCGCGCCTGTGCTGTGAATAACCTCGACCCCCACAAAGTGCAGATGTTACCCTGTGCGGTTGATGGAAATTACTTTACCCCAGGGCCGAAACCGCAGAAATTGATCGAAAGGTATAATCTTGCTGGTGCCAAGGTATTGATGACTGTGGCGCGGCTGTGGTCAGGCGATATCTACAAAGGCGTGGATGTGACAATTCGGGCAATTCCGGCGATCGCTCAAGTATTCCCAGAAGTAAAATACCTGGTGATTGGTCGCGGCGACGATCAACCCAGACTCGCCCAGCTTGCCAAAGATTTAGGAGTTGCTGACCGAGTTGTATTTGCCGGGTTTGTCCCCACAGAAGACTTGGTAGACCATTACCGCGTTGCTGATGCTTATATCATGCCTTCCCAAGAAGGCTTCGGCATTGTCTATCTAGAGGCGATGGCGTGTGGTATCCCGGTTCTATCTGGTGACGACGATGGTTCCGCTGACCCTCTACAGGATGGACGCTTCGGCTGGCGCGTCCCTCACCGCAACCCGGAAGCCGTTGCAGCTGCTTGTATTGAAATTCTTCAGGGAGGAGATCAGCGCTGTGATAGTCAGTGGTTGCGAGAACAAAGCCTTGCTTTGTTTAGTAAGGAAGCTCTTGCGGTGCAGTTAAAACAGTTGATTGAAGGAACCGCCCAGGCGCAAAGAACGCAGAGGAAAGTATTGTAG
- a CDS encoding S-layer homology domain-containing protein, translating to MNRSSFAFLGSMVLAATSLSIATTASALPSEITQAGKSGEQILVQQPAVSPAAEEAVELPKPVADAVLKDIVQRTGVENSTLRVLQVARQTWSNGCLGITTAGVACTEATVPGWVVLVANAQTKDLWIYRANESGSLVKWDEAATKTLTARLRTETTTQERTTTEQRTTSTQQSTVAVSQSAGFSLTVVQPAGTLSDVIARVSLKEKQSNSYTQEKYLGDFKYKIKQKAKFVQGVKPGDRVVVRLYNLQNSLIGYSEFELLSENAAVNLILPPNPSQVRVVRTVYGIDANADGNIDSGTTVYNYYTQINSQERVTFLSSVEQLNLSSFQLSGVPAAATNVYPTSFTSGEYALASQTMSAYSSSLAAVLTSIPGKLVQVVDVGAGNAIYQVSQLLSKYQQVAAAAQTVQTSFVDVPQGHWAKGFIAELASLEIIEGFPDGRFRPDQPVTRAQFAAMIRKAFEKSKVRNAIAFRDVSSNYWAYTAIREAYEMGFLSASGNRFNPTQNLSRLDILVALAKGMNYSSATTTTETLLQVYRDASTIPSSDRSLIAAATERGLVVNYPDIKLLKPNEVATRADVSAFLYQALVSSGKASNITSPYVVGEEATPQPTQVREVEQTPGNNRQVDDRDRTNQRQNCNQGVGNGPEGCDPGNSNRNQPSNDEGAGAAPGNPGRQGK from the coding sequence ATGAATCGAAGTTCCTTTGCTTTTTTGGGCAGCATGGTATTAGCTGCTACGAGTCTTAGTATTGCCACTACTGCAAGTGCCTTACCTTCTGAAATTACACAAGCTGGCAAGTCTGGAGAACAAATATTAGTGCAGCAGCCTGCTGTAAGCCCAGCAGCAGAAGAAGCTGTTGAGTTGCCGAAACCTGTTGCTGATGCCGTTTTAAAAGATATTGTCCAGCGGACGGGTGTAGAAAATTCTACCCTTCGCGTCCTTCAGGTGGCAAGGCAAACTTGGTCAAATGGTTGTTTGGGTATCACTACCGCCGGTGTTGCTTGCACTGAGGCTACTGTTCCCGGCTGGGTGGTGCTGGTAGCCAACGCCCAAACAAAAGACCTCTGGATATATCGGGCTAATGAATCTGGTTCTTTGGTAAAGTGGGATGAAGCGGCTACCAAGACTCTGACTGCTCGGCTGAGAACCGAAACCACGACTCAGGAACGAACGACTACTGAGCAGCGCACTACAAGCACACAGCAGTCTACAGTAGCAGTCAGCCAGTCAGCAGGATTTAGCCTCACGGTTGTGCAACCAGCAGGCACTTTATCTGATGTGATTGCTCGCGTTTCGCTGAAGGAGAAACAAAGCAATAGCTATACCCAAGAGAAATATCTGGGTGATTTCAAGTATAAAATCAAACAAAAGGCTAAGTTTGTCCAAGGGGTAAAACCAGGCGATCGCGTCGTAGTTCGCTTGTACAATTTGCAAAACAGCCTGATTGGTTACAGCGAGTTTGAACTTCTCTCGGAAAACGCCGCCGTTAACTTAATTCTGCCGCCGAACCCTTCCCAAGTGCGCGTAGTGCGGACAGTATACGGGATTGATGCTAACGCCGATGGCAATATTGACAGCGGCACCACTGTTTACAACTACTACACTCAAATTAATAGCCAGGAGCGCGTCACCTTCCTCAGTAGCGTTGAGCAGCTTAACCTCAGCTCTTTCCAGCTAAGCGGAGTACCCGCTGCTGCAACCAACGTTTATCCCACTTCCTTTACCAGTGGTGAATATGCACTTGCCAGCCAGACGATGAGCGCTTACAGCTCAAGCTTAGCGGCGGTTTTGACATCTATACCTGGTAAGCTGGTGCAAGTGGTGGACGTAGGTGCTGGTAACGCCATCTACCAAGTTAGCCAACTGCTTTCCAAATATCAACAGGTGGCGGCGGCGGCTCAAACTGTTCAGACGAGTTTTGTGGATGTGCCGCAGGGACATTGGGCAAAAGGTTTTATTGCCGAGTTGGCATCCTTGGAGATTATCGAAGGCTTCCCCGATGGTCGTTTCCGTCCAGATCAGCCGGTAACTCGCGCCCAGTTTGCGGCGATGATTCGGAAGGCGTTTGAGAAGAGTAAAGTCAGGAATGCGATCGCTTTCAGAGATGTTTCCTCAAACTACTGGGCATATACTGCCATACGAGAAGCTTATGAAATGGGCTTTTTGAGCGCTTCTGGCAACCGGTTCAACCCCACGCAAAACCTTTCTCGTCTTGACATCTTAGTAGCCTTGGCAAAGGGAATGAATTACTCTTCTGCCACCACGACTACCGAAACCCTGCTGCAAGTTTACAGGGATGCCTCTACTATTCCTAGTAGCGATCGCAGTTTGATCGCCGCAGCTACTGAACGTGGTCTGGTAGTGAACTATCCCGACATCAAGTTACTCAAACCCAATGAAGTAGCAACTCGTGCAGATGTCTCGGCTTTCCTCTACCAAGCCTTGGTCAGCAGTGGCAAAGCTAGCAACATCACCTCACCCTACGTGGTAGGAGAAGAAGCGACACCTCAGCCGACTCAAGTCCGCGAGGTAGAACAAACCCCTGGTAACAACCGTCAGGTAGATGATCGCGATCGCACTAACCAGCGTCAAAATTGTAACCAAGGCGTAGGTAATGGCCCAGAGGGTTGCGACCCAGGCAATTCAAATCGTAACCAACCAAGTAACGACGAAGGAGCAGGAGCAGCACCTGGAAATCCAGGTCGTCAAGGCAAATAA
- a CDS encoding alpha/beta fold hydrolase yields the protein MTTQQITTTSTFEKLNWAWQGYKIQYTVMGTGRPLVLIHGFGASIGHWRKNIPVLAAGGYRVFALDLLGFGGSDKPALDYTVELWESLIQDFWTTHIQEPTVFVGNSIGGLLALMMVANHPEMSAGGILINCAGGLNHRPDELNLPLRLVMGAFTKLVSSKIVGPFLFNRIRQKDRLRRTLRQVYKDPEAITDELVDMLYDPSCDTGAQQVFASILTAPPGPSPSELLPQVQHPLLVLWGENDPWTPIKAAEIYRKLGETGQPVEVVGIPKAGHCPHDERPDIVNELILDWLAKYSNPI from the coding sequence GTGACTACCCAACAGATAACAACAACAAGCACGTTTGAAAAACTCAACTGGGCTTGGCAAGGCTACAAAATTCAGTACACAGTGATGGGAACTGGTCGTCCCTTGGTGCTGATTCATGGCTTTGGAGCTTCTATTGGACACTGGCGGAAAAATATACCAGTGTTAGCCGCCGGAGGCTATCGGGTGTTTGCGCTGGATTTGCTGGGGTTCGGCGGTTCTGATAAGCCAGCGTTAGATTATACCGTGGAGTTGTGGGAATCACTGATACAAGATTTCTGGACAACGCACATTCAGGAGCCAACTGTATTTGTGGGTAACTCTATCGGCGGACTACTGGCGCTGATGATGGTAGCAAATCATCCAGAGATGTCTGCTGGTGGGATTTTGATTAACTGTGCTGGTGGTCTAAATCATCGACCAGATGAGCTAAATTTACCTTTGCGGTTGGTGATGGGAGCTTTTACTAAGCTGGTTAGTTCCAAAATTGTCGGGCCATTTTTGTTTAACCGCATCCGCCAGAAAGACCGCCTCCGTCGCACTCTCCGCCAGGTTTACAAAGACCCGGAAGCGATTACAGATGAACTGGTGGATATGCTTTACGATCCTTCTTGTGACACTGGCGCACAGCAGGTTTTTGCTTCAATTCTGACTGCACCCCCTGGGCCTAGCCCATCAGAGTTGTTGCCACAAGTACAACACCCGTTGTTGGTACTCTGGGGAGAAAATGACCCTTGGACACCGATTAAAGCGGCTGAAATCTACAGAAAACTAGGTGAAACTGGTCAACCTGTTGAGGTTGTGGGCATTCCTAAGGCTGGTCACTGTCCCCATGATGAACGACCAGACATTGTGAATGAGTTGATTTTGGATTGGTTGGCGAAGTATAGCAATCCTATTTAA
- a CDS encoding DUF3891 family protein yields the protein MLYRKDPEGLLAIAQPAHAWVSGQLARAWGNEYFGNLAPREDVCMGAEQHDIGWFSWEKMPTFNPKTGLPHSFTELPRKIHIDIWSGAARLAIALGRYPALLASLHGTRLYEHYDATHDSPEDAQLVQKFLVGEQAFQKELIATLRNDPDYAPYTTPEAIARNQQLVAIWDGLSLILCMRLLKERLVEKVPTANAETTLKLTPLNGDPTRVSVSPWPFAKETVTLVCEGRYLSETFADEETMRNAIAIAPWATIKTHLSPA from the coding sequence ATGCTATATCGCAAAGATCCAGAGGGGCTTCTCGCGATCGCGCAACCTGCTCATGCGTGGGTTTCCGGTCAGTTGGCACGGGCTTGGGGAAATGAATATTTTGGCAATTTGGCACCCAGAGAAGATGTCTGTATGGGTGCAGAACAACACGATATCGGCTGGTTTTCGTGGGAAAAGATGCCCACCTTCAACCCCAAGACGGGTTTGCCGCACAGCTTCACGGAGCTGCCACGAAAGATACACATAGATATTTGGTCTGGGGCGGCAAGATTAGCGATCGCGCTGGGGAGATATCCGGCACTTTTGGCTTCGCTGCATGGTACGCGCCTATACGAGCATTACGATGCTACCCATGATTCCCCAGAAGATGCCCAGCTTGTGCAGAAGTTCCTCGTGGGCGAACAGGCTTTCCAAAAGGAATTAATTGCCACCCTCCGCAACGATCCTGATTACGCACCCTACACTACACCAGAAGCGATCGCCCGGAATCAGCAGTTAGTTGCAATATGGGATGGTCTGTCACTTATCCTGTGCATGAGGCTCTTAAAAGAGCGATTAGTTGAGAAGGTTCCCACCGCTAACGCGGAAACGACGCTGAAACTAACGCCCCTAAATGGCGATCCGACGCGAGTGAGTGTGAGTCCTTGGCCTTTTGCAAAGGAGACGGTGACGCTGGTTTGCGAGGGACGTTATTTGTCAGAAACATTTGCAGATGAGGAGACGATGCGGAACGCGATCGCGATCGCTCCTTGGGCGACAATCAAAACCCACCTCAGCCCAGCATGA
- a CDS encoding winged helix-turn-helix transcriptional regulator encodes MVPKFPEPDVFNANCPTQQVLDTIANKWSVIVVYSLSFGTKRHSELQRQISGVSQKMLTQTLRNLERDGLVVRKVYPVVPPKVEYSLTPLGETLIEPLATICKWAETHIDEMQAARERYDNTVEH; translated from the coding sequence ATGGTGCCTAAATTTCCCGAACCCGACGTTTTCAACGCCAATTGCCCCACGCAGCAAGTATTAGACACGATTGCTAACAAGTGGAGTGTTATTGTTGTTTATTCCCTTTCTTTTGGCACTAAGCGCCACAGCGAACTTCAGCGACAGATTAGCGGTGTGTCGCAAAAAATGTTAACCCAAACGCTACGCAACTTAGAGCGTGACGGGCTAGTTGTGCGAAAAGTTTACCCCGTTGTCCCCCCTAAAGTTGAGTATTCTTTGACACCTTTGGGAGAGACGCTGATAGAACCATTAGCAACTATCTGCAAGTGGGCTGAAACCCATATAGATGAGATGCAGGCAGCGCGGGAGCGTTACGACAATACAGTGGAGCATTAG
- a CDS encoding SDR family oxidoreductase, translating into MQIEGAVALVTGANRGIGRQFVEALRTAGAAKIYACARKAESVAEIVSTDPERIIPIQLDITDEKSVNDAAANCGDVTLLINNAGVGFDAGLIAAPDLSHAKTEMEVNYFGTLKMCRAFAPILKNNGGGAIANILSSLALVNLPVRGSYSASKAAALSMTQGVRAELAAQGTLVVAVMPGTVDTDFSKDYDKPKTPAAEVAQAALQAVIDGVEDVYPGEEATYTIAQLSSDRKAVEKQLAQFLPNL; encoded by the coding sequence ATGCAAATTGAAGGTGCAGTTGCGCTGGTGACAGGTGCAAATCGGGGAATTGGCAGGCAGTTTGTTGAGGCATTACGAACAGCAGGGGCAGCAAAAATTTATGCCTGTGCGCGTAAAGCTGAATCAGTTGCAGAGATAGTCTCTACTGACCCGGAACGGATTATTCCCATCCAACTCGACATCACTGATGAGAAATCAGTCAATGATGCTGCTGCCAATTGCGGCGATGTCACCCTGTTAATCAACAATGCTGGTGTAGGGTTTGATGCAGGTTTGATCGCCGCGCCGGATTTGTCCCACGCCAAAACTGAGATGGAAGTTAATTATTTCGGCACCCTGAAGATGTGCCGCGCTTTTGCTCCCATCCTCAAAAACAATGGCGGCGGAGCGATCGCTAATATATTATCCTCGCTAGCTCTAGTAAATCTTCCTGTTCGTGGAAGTTACAGCGCCTCAAAGGCGGCTGCATTGTCGATGACGCAGGGGGTACGGGCTGAATTGGCGGCGCAGGGAACTCTAGTTGTCGCAGTGATGCCAGGAACGGTTGACACTGATTTCAGCAAAGACTATGACAAACCCAAGACACCCGCGGCTGAAGTGGCTCAGGCGGCGTTGCAGGCAGTTATTGATGGGGTGGAGGATGTCTATCCTGGGGAGGAAGCGACATATACGATTGCTCAATTGAGTAGCGATCGCAAGGCTGTCGAAAAGCAGCTTGCCCAATTTCTCCCCAATTTATAA
- a CDS encoding SDR family oxidoreductase → MNDAILVTGATGTVGSQVVKKLAEIGANVRAAVRSTSKAEKLTGVELVEFDLNKPETVQSAFTGIDKLFLATPLVANMVELDATSLEAAKKAGVKHIVRLSVMGADGEPANPLCKLHREVEKMIESSGLSYTILRPNSFYQNYITFTGGTIKSQNAFYLPLGDAKLSLVDTRDIAAVTAAVLTEEGHEGKTYLVTGSEALDNKQIADIFSSVLGRTIQYVDVPEDAAREGMKEAGMPEPEMNLVLGLYADQKAGKYSNLSPVVEQITGKKPISFDQFAKDYAEAFK, encoded by the coding sequence ATGAATGACGCAATTTTAGTAACTGGTGCCACCGGAACCGTTGGCAGTCAAGTCGTCAAAAAACTGGCAGAAATTGGCGCAAATGTTCGTGCTGCTGTACGTTCAACCAGCAAGGCAGAAAAGTTAACTGGAGTAGAACTTGTAGAGTTTGACCTGAACAAACCAGAAACAGTTCAATCCGCCTTTACAGGAATTGATAAACTTTTCTTGGCAACGCCGCTAGTTGCAAACATGGTAGAACTGGATGCTACAAGTTTAGAAGCTGCCAAAAAAGCAGGTGTAAAACACATTGTTAGACTGTCAGTAATGGGTGCAGATGGGGAACCAGCAAACCCTTTGTGTAAATTGCACCGCGAAGTTGAAAAAATGATAGAATCTTCCGGGCTTTCCTACACTATCTTACGTCCTAATTCGTTTTATCAAAACTACATTACTTTTACAGGAGGTACTATCAAAAGCCAAAACGCTTTTTATCTACCGCTGGGAGATGCAAAGCTTAGTCTTGTAGATACGCGCGATATTGCAGCTGTCACCGCCGCCGTACTAACGGAAGAGGGCCATGAGGGCAAAACTTACTTGGTAACAGGTTCGGAAGCACTAGACAATAAACAGATAGCAGACATATTTTCATCTGTGCTTGGTAGAACTATTCAATATGTCGATGTTCCTGAAGATGCTGCACGAGAGGGGATGAAAGAGGCGGGAATGCCAGAGCCAGAAATGAATCTTGTTTTGGGATTGTATGCGGATCAAAAAGCGGGAAAATATTCAAATCTATCCCCTGTAGTAGAGCAAATAACGGGAAAGAAACCTATTAGTTTTGACCAATTTGCTAAAGATTATGCTGAAGCTTTTAAATAG
- a CDS encoding glycosyltransferase, producing the protein MKLSFCIIVKNEEASLPRCLNSVKDVVDEIVVLDTGSTDKTVEIAKSFGAKVYYFEWCNDFAAARNEALKYVQGDWVLVLDADEVLTPEIVPQIKQTIESDRYLVINLIRQEVGASQSPYSLVSRLFRNHPALRFSRPYHAMVDDSVSELLQREPNWQIVALPDVAILHYGYQPEAIASLNKYARAQAAMEGFLATHPNDPYDCSKLGALYVQTGETSKGIELLEQGLKSTDIDASVLYELHYHLGNAYTRLDNPTQAAKHYQAAIKQPIVPKLKLGAYNNLGNLLMAAGDFANAEKAYQTVLKIDSKLALGYYNLGMSLKAMGRLRDAIASYQHATKLHPEYAEAYQNLGVALLKIGNVIDSVEAFRQAIALHQQHNPEEANRLRQGLLEMGFKVG; encoded by the coding sequence ATGAAGCTGAGTTTCTGCATAATTGTGAAAAATGAAGAGGCATCATTACCTAGATGCCTTAATAGTGTTAAAGATGTGGTAGATGAAATTGTCGTCTTAGACACTGGTTCTACTGACAAAACAGTGGAAATTGCCAAAAGTTTCGGGGCGAAAGTTTACTATTTTGAATGGTGTAATGATTTCGCGGCGGCGCGGAATGAAGCGCTGAAGTATGTGCAGGGTGATTGGGTTCTGGTTTTGGATGCGGATGAGGTGCTGACTCCTGAAATTGTACCGCAGATAAAGCAGACAATTGAAAGCGATCGCTACCTCGTTATCAATCTTATCCGCCAAGAAGTCGGCGCGTCGCAATCCCCGTATTCTCTGGTTTCGCGTCTATTTCGCAATCACCCAGCCCTTCGCTTTTCTCGTCCTTATCATGCAATGGTCGATGATAGCGTTAGCGAATTGTTGCAACGAGAACCAAATTGGCAGATTGTCGCTTTGCCAGATGTGGCGATTTTGCACTATGGCTATCAACCGGAAGCGATCGCATCTTTAAATAAATATGCCAGAGCGCAAGCGGCAATGGAAGGCTTTTTGGCAACTCATCCCAATGATCCTTACGATTGCAGCAAACTAGGGGCGCTGTACGTCCAAACTGGAGAAACGAGTAAGGGGATTGAACTTCTAGAACAAGGTTTGAAATCAACTGATATTGATGCTTCTGTTTTGTACGAGTTACACTACCATCTAGGCAATGCTTACACTCGTCTTGACAACCCTACTCAGGCGGCAAAACATTATCAAGCGGCAATTAAACAGCCAATTGTGCCAAAGTTGAAACTCGGCGCTTATAACAATTTGGGTAATTTGTTGATGGCTGCGGGGGATTTTGCCAATGCTGAAAAAGCTTACCAAACGGTTTTGAAAATCGATTCTAAATTGGCTTTAGGTTACTACAATTTAGGGATGAGCTTGAAGGCGATGGGAAGATTGCGGGATGCGATCGCATCTTACCAGCACGCCACCAAACTCCATCCAGAATATGCAGAAGCCTACCAAAATCTGGGAGTAGCACTGCTGAAAATTGGTAATGTAATCGACAGTGTAGAGGCATTTCGCCAAGCGATCGCGCTTCACCAGCAACACAACCCAGAAGAAGCAAACAGGCTACGCCAAGGACTGCTGGAAATGGGTTTTAAGGTTGGGTAA